Within Chloroflexota bacterium, the genomic segment AAATGCGTTAGTGACGAACATCACATATTTGAGGTGAGCATTGGCCCCTAACTTCACCCTTTGGGCAGCCGTGCTTCAACGATTGCTCCGCAACTCCGCGCCACGCGCTTATCCGAACCGCGACTTTCTTAGAAAAGCGTTAGAAAAATTTTCTCGCCCTGCCACGGCTTGACAAAAAGCGACCTCACAAGTAAACTATAAGCGTAATAACTTTATACGCATTCCAAATAACTTCACACAGGAGGAAGTACCATGGAAATCAAACGCATGCCCCTTATTGGCGACCCGTTCCCTCAAATGGAAGTTGTCACCACCCACGGCAAACTCAACCTGCCTGAAGCCTTCAAAGGCAAGTGGTTCGTGCTCTTCAGCCACCCCGCCGACTTCACGCCAGTATGCACCACCGAGTTCTACGCTTTCCAAAAGCGCTACCCCGAATTCCGCAAACTGAACACCGAACTCATTGGCCTGAGCGTTGACCAGGTTTTCGCCCACATCAAGTGGGAAGAATGGATTGAAGAAAAACTGGGCGCGAAAATCGAATTCCCCATCATTGCCGACACCGGCGCGGTGGCCGAAACCCTGGGGCTGATTCACCCCGGCAAAGGCACCAACACCGTGCGTGCCGTGTTCATCGTTGACCCCAAGGGCATCATTCGCGCCATTCTCTACTACCCGCAAGAACTGGGGCGCAACATGGATGAAATTCTGCGCATGGTCAAAGCCTTCCAGGTTTCCGACGCCCAGGGCGTGGCTATGCCCGCCAACTGGCCCAACAACGAACTCATCGGCGACAAGGTCATTGTGCCGCCCGCCAGTGATGTCAAGACTGCCGCCGAGCGCCCCAAGCAGTTCGACTGCTACGACTGGTGGTTCTGCTACAAAGAGCAAAAATAACCTCCCCAACCTTTCCCCCTAACCTTTTCTCCTCCTTCTTCACGGGCTGGCCTGCGCGCCAGCCCGTGCCGCGTACTGCAACCTTTCGCCCCGCCGCGTGTTATAGCACCACGAAAACCCCCAAACTCGGAAGGAGATTTTTCTCATGCACACACACCGCGTCGTCATCACTGGCCTGGGCACCCTCAATCCCTTAGGCAACGACGTCCCGACCACGTGGCAACACGCGCTGGAAGGCCGTTCAGGCATCGGCCTCATTACGCTGTTCGACGCCAGCAAACACAAAGTGCGCATTGCCGGCGAGGTCAAAGGCTTCGACCCCAAAGAACATTTCGGCAGCCGCGACGCGCGGCGGTTAGACCGTTACAGCCAACTTGCCATCGTCGCCGCGCGGGAAGCCGTTGCCAGCGCCGGTTGGCAACTGGACCACCTCAACCGCGACCGCATCGGCGTGATCATCGGTAGCGGCATTGGCGGCATTGGCACCTTTGCACACGAAATGCACGTTTACGAAACCCGCGGGCCGGGGCGCGTCAGTCCTTTCCTCGTGCCCATGATGCTCGCCGATACCGCGCCGGGGCTGATAGCGATTGAATTTGGCCTGCGGGGCCCCAACTTCGCCGTGGTGGCGGCTTGCGCCAGCGGCACCAACGCCATCGGCGAGGCCTTCCAGGTCATCCGCCGCGGCGATGCCGACGCCATGCTTGTGGGGGGGGCCGACGCGGTCATCATTCCCCTCGCGATGGCCGGCCTGGAAGTCATGACCGCACTTTCCAAACGCAACGACGAACCCGAAAAAGCCTCCCGTCCCTTCGACGCCAACCGCGATGGCTTCGTGATGGGTGAAGGGGCCACCTTCCTGGCCCTGGAAACCCTGGAGCACGCCCAGGCTCGCGGCGCGAACATCATCGCCGAGGTCGTGGGCTACGGCGCGACCAATGATGCCTTCCACATCACCGCCCCCGACCCCGACGGCAGCGGCGCGGCGCTCTGTATCCGCAACGCGCTGGAAAGCGCCGGGCTGAAGCCCGAGCAAATCAGTTACATCAACGCCCACGGCACCAGCACCCGCCTGAACGACAAAAGTGAAACCGCAGCCATCAAAGCCGTCTTCGGCGAGCACGCCTACCGCATTCCCGTGTCTTCCACCAAATCTATGACCGGCCACCTCTTGGGCGGCGCAGGCGCGCTGGAAACCATGTTCTCCGCCCTCGCCATCCGCGACGGCATCCTGCCGCCCACCATCAATTACGAAACACCCGACCCCGAATGCGACCTGGATTACGTGCCCAACCAGGCGCGCCGCGCCGATGTCCGCTATGTGCTTTCCAACTCTTTTGGCTTCGGCGGCCACAACGGCAGCATCATCCTCGGACGCTTCGAAGGGTAACCGGAGGTCGGCATGACCCGATACGCGCACATCACCGGCTGGGGTGTGGCATTGCCGGAGCACGTCTTGACCAATCAAGACCTGGAGCAAATGGTCGACACCAGCGACGAATGGATCGTCAGCCGCACAGGCATTCGAGAACGTCGCATCGCCGCCCCCGACCAGACCACCGCCAGTCTGGGCGCCGATGCCGCCATCGAAGCCCTCAAAGTGGCCGGTCTCAAACCCACCGATGTGGATCTCATCATCGTTGCCAGTTCTTCGCCAGAACACATCTTCCCGGCCACGGCCTGCATCGTGCAAGATATTCTCGGCGCGACCCGCGCCGGGGCTTTCGACTTATCGGCAGCATGCACCGGCTTCATCTTTGCCCTCAACATGGCCGCCCAGGCCATTCGCTCAGGCAGCATCAACAACGCGGTGGTCATTGGGGCCGAAACCCTTTCCCGCATCGTGAACTGGCAAGACCGCAACACCTGCATTCTTTTCGGCGACGGGGCGGGGGCTTTCGTGCTACAGGCTTCCAGCGAACCGGGCGGGGTGCTGGAAGCCGTCATGCACGCCGACGGCTCCGGGGCCGACGTACTCATGCTGCCCGCAGGCGGCAGCAAACTGCCCACTTCGGCCGATACCGTCGCCCACGGCCTTCACTACGTCCGCATGGATGGGCGGCCGGTGTTTCGTTTTGCCACCCGCGTGATGGCCGAAGCCACGCGCGAAGTGGTCGAAAAGGCCGGGCTGTCGTTAGACGACATTGACCTCATTGTACCCCACCAGGCCAACTACCGCATTCTGGAAGTCGCCGCGCGGGGGCTCAAAATGCCGATGGAAAAGTTCATGATCAACCTGGACAAATACGGCAACACCTCTACCGCCTCGATTCCGATTGCTGCCGCCGAAGCCGCCGAACAGGGCCGCCTGCGCCGGGGCGATAAAGTGGTGCTGGTGGGCTTCGGCGGCGGGTTGACCTATGGGGCGCTGGTTGCCGAATGGACGGGGCCTCTCCCCAATCGCCCCGAAGTCAACCCCGAGCGCTACCGCCTGTGGGCCAAAGTACGTTCCACCGGCCTGCGGCTCAAGCGCAAGGTGCTTGCCAAAACCCTGGGCGACGACAAACTGGGCGGGTAGCCGAAGGGTGTTGCGAGATGGTCTAACCCTTCCCAGCCGCGGGCGGTCATGGTAAAATACCGCCGCTCGTTATGGTGGCTGTAGCTCAAGTGGCAGAGCACCTGACTGTGGATCAGGATGTTGTGGGTTCAAGTCCCATCAGCCACCCTGGCCCATTCGCTGATGCCCCGGCTCGGCATGAGTGGGGGCTGTTTTTGAAAGAGGGGCGACACCATGACCACACGGGTCTTGTGCATTGAAGACGAGCCCGAAATGATCGAACTCATCCGCCTCATCCTGGCCCGAGGCGGATATGAAGTGTTGGGCGCAGAAAGTGGTCTCGACGCGCTGGAACTCCTCGCCACCACCCCCGACATTGACCTGATTTTGCTCGACCTGATGATGCCGGAAATGGATGGCTGGGAAGTTTACCAGCGGCTTAAGGCCGACGAGCGCACGCGCGATATTCCTGTGATTGTCGTGACCGCCAAAGCCCAACGCATTGATCGCGTGCTCGGGCTCTACATTGTGGGCGTGGACGACTACATCACCAAGCCTTTCTCGCCCAAAATGCTTTTAGAGAGCGTCAAACAAATTCTGGAACGCAAAAAAGGCAACGGCGCCCAAAACTCCACCAGCCACTCGCCACCCGAAGCCGACAAATCGCCCCAAACCCCATCAGAAAGTGCTTGACCCCCCTTATTTTTTCAATGCCATCATGTCCCCAAACATTCACGGCAGGCCACCCGCCTGCCGTGGCTTTTTTGCCCCCACCCGATGGTATAATCCCCGCCGGGAGCAGCCCTCATGTCACACTACCGCGTGCAAAACCTGACCCACCCCTTTGAAACCCCTTTGCACGTTCAGCCTTGCGAAAGTTTCCGCTGCCGCCTGCTGGGGCTGATGGGGCGACGCGACCTTTCCCCACACGAGGGCCTGCTGTTTCGCTGGCCCCGCGAAGGGCGGCTTGAAACCGCCATTCACATGCTGTTCATGCGCTTTCCCATCGCCGTCATCTGGCTAAATGCCGCGCAAGAAGTCGTTGACGCCCGCCTCGCCCGCCCGTGGGTGGACTTCCTGGTACCGCGCGCCCCAGCCCGCTACGTGCTGGAAATTCACCCCTCCCGCCTGCCCGATTTTGCCCCCGGAGATCACATCGCCTGGCATGTTGCCTAAAACCCTTCGCACCCTCTTGCTCACATTGCTGCTGGCCCTCATGGTGTTGCCCGCATCCGCAGCACGCGCCCAAGGCCAGGCCGAGACGCCTTATTACATCGTGCAACCCGGCGACACCCTCTCGGCCATTGCCTATCGCTTTGGGGTGGATATGAAAACCCTGGCGCAGGCCAACGACATCGCCAACCCCGCTGACCTGAAAATCGGGCAAAAACTGGTCATTCCGGGGCTGGAAGGCGTGCACGGCCAGCTCAGCACGCGCACCGTCGCCTTCGGCGACTCGCTCACAGGGCTTAGCCGGGTGCTGCATCTGCCAGAAAACACCCTCATGCGGCTCAACCGGGTAGTTTCGCCCTACCAACTGTTTGCCGGGCGCTCGCTCATCGTCCCCATCACCGCCGCCAAGCAAAAGACCTTCCCTCAACGGATCTTGACAGGGCAACATTCACTGCTGGAAACTGCCCTCCAACATGGCCAAAGCCCCTGGGCGCTGGCCCTGACCAACCAGTTACCGGGCACATGGGCCACCCTGCCGGGCGACGTCCTCGCCCTGCCCGGCACCAGCAGCCCGCCCACCGCTTCCGCCTTCCCCCAACAACTGACGGCGAAAGTGCTGCCCTCGCAGTGGACCCAGGGCCGCACCGGCGAAGTGCGCCTGGAAGCCCCCAAAGACGCCCAAATTACCGGCACATTTGGCGAACACACCCTCCATTTCTTCTTCTGGAAAGCCCAAACGTGGGTGGCTTTGCAGGGTGTGTTTGCCCTGGCCTCCCCCGGGCTTTACCCGCTCACCCTGGACGTCACCCTGCCCGATGGGCGTGCCTTCCGCTTCGACCAGGCTATTCGCGTACAACGCGGCCAATACGCCTACGAGCGGCTCATCGTGCCTGCCAGTCTACTCAACCCGCAACTCAACAAGGAAGAAGAAGCCCGCTTCGAAGCCCTGACCGCACCCGCCACCCCGACCCGCTACTGGCAAGGCGTTTTCAAAGCCCCCGAAGCCCCGCCGCTCGACACCTGCCACCCCTCTTACTTCGGCACCCGCCGCAACTACAACGACACCTTTTATTGGTATCACACCGGCCTGGACTTCTGCGGGCGCGTCGGCACGCCCATTTACGCCCCTGCCGACGGCGTGGTGGTGTTTGCCGGCCAGACCGAAATCCACGGCAACGTCACCATCATCGATCATGGCTGGGGCGTCTACACCACTTACTGCCACCAATCGGAAATTCTGGTCAAGAAAGGCCAGCGCGTCCACACCGGCGAACTCATCGGCAAAGTAGGCCGCACGGGGCGCGTCACCGGCCCACACCTTCACTGGGAAGTGTGGGTGGGCGACGTGCCAGTGGACCCGCAAGAATGGCTCTCGCAAGCCTTCCCGTAAAAAGCAGGCTGGCTAAGGGGCGCTATCGTCCTCAAAATCGCCGCGGAAGAAAGCATCAACCACGGCACGCGCATCGGCTTCACGACTTTCCGGCACGGCAATCTGAATCTCCCCCAGCGGGCCTACCTGCAACCCCAAGGCGCGAGCCGCAGGCTCTTGCAGCAATCGCGCCGGGATGCCCTGGGCTTCCAGCAAGCCGCGCAAAATATCGGCCTGCGCCTGATTGTATGTGGTCAACACCACCGTCCATCGCTCGTTCATGCGCGCTCCTTATGGGCAGAATGCTACGCGAAAAGCGCGCAGCGAGATAGAGTATAATTGAAAAGACAATAACTGTGAAGCGAGGCCAACAATGATTCGTGAAACCTACTGGGAAGACCTGAGCATCACCGCCGAAGACATCGAAGCCCTTTACAATCATCTGCTGGAAACCGAAACCCCGCTAACGCCTGAGGAACTGGCAGCAGCGTTGGTGGCCTTCCGCCTGGAAGAGGAACAGCGGAAACTGGAGCGCCAGCGAGGTGGGGGCGCGACCATTTACCTCCCCAAAGCCCACTATGAAGTCGGCCAGCAACTGGTGTTTCCCGCCCTGGATTGGGACGAAGGCAAAGTGGTTGCTGTGCGGGAAGCCCACAACCCGACCATGCCGCCCTTCGAGGTCATTCGCGTGCGGTTTGCCGACGGGCGCGAGCGGGAATTTGCCGCCGGGCTGGAAGAGCACATTCTCAACGAACCGCCGCAACTGCGCGACGACGACCCGCTGCGCAACCCCGAAAGCGTGCTCGCCACTTATGGCAGCGCCTTGGCCGAGAAAATCGAAGCCGCGCTGGCCGAAAACGACGAATTCGTCCGCATTGCGGGCAAATGGTTCCCGCGGGCGTTGCTGCTCGACGTGCACGTCGGCTTCCTCAACCTGGCCGAAGCCGTGCTGGACATGCATGGCGGGGGCCCTTTGCCAACGGCTGAAATCATCAAGCAAATCGATTTCCCTGCCGACAACCCCAAACTGGCCGAATTTTCGCTCGATTACGCCCTCCAGGAAAGCGACCAGTTCGACGAAGTCGGCCCGGCGGGGCAAGTGCTCTGGTTCCTGCGCAGCATGGAACCGCAATGGGTGCAGGAAACGCCCCCTTACCTGCATTACCACCCCCTGGATTACGACCGCGACGCCCTCACCCCCGAAATGTTGGCCCTGGAAGCCGCACTGGGCGACGAGCTTTCCCCCGAAATTGCCCCCGCCGACACCGAGAAGGTCGAACTCACCCTGATCTACCCCCACTGGCGGGCAGGCACGCTGCCCCTGAGCGCCAAAACCCGGGCACTCTTCCCCACCGCTTACCAGGCGCCCCGGGTGCGCTTCACCTGGGTCGACGCCCAAACCGGCGAAGAATTCCCCGGCTGGGTGGTGCGTCCCGGCAAATACGTTTATGGGCTGAAAGCGTGGTACCAGAAAAAAGAACTCATGCCCGGCAGCCTGGTGACCCTCAAAGCAGGCAACGCCCCGGGGGAAGTGCTGATTCAGGCCCACACCCACCGCCCCCAGCGCGATTGGGTCCGCAGCGTGCTGGTCGGCCGCGACGCCCAACCCGTGTTTGCCATGCTAAAGCAGATCGTCAGCGCTGAATTCGACGAGCGCATGGTCATCGCCGTGCCCGACCCTGAAGCGCTGGATAACGTTTGGGAAGAAATCGCGCGCAAGCGCACGCCGCTGGAAAACCTGGTGGTCTCGATGTTGCGTGAACTCGCCAAACTCACCCCCCAAGGGCACGTCCACGCCGCGGGGCTGTATGCCGCGGTCAACACCGTGCGCCGTTGCCCGCCGGGGCCCATCTTTGCCTTGCTTGCAACCCGCCCGTGGTTCGTCCACGTGGGCGACCTGTACTTCCGATTAGACGAATCTGCCATTTGAAACGGAGAAAGCCATGCCACAGGGAAAACGCCGCAGTCTGGTAAAACCCACCCTGGATACCCCCTTCCACATTGATTTCTCGTGGTGGCAAGCCCACACGCGCGATTGGCGCTTCTACATGCACCGCTTGCTGTGCGCCGAACACCAGAAGCAATTCGAAGACTGGAAAGAAACCACCCCGGTGGACTGGGTTGACCCCGAAACCGCCGAAGTCCACCCTGTGGACGGGATGCAATACGTGCTCATGACCCATTGCGCCCAACAGCCCGAATTCCTGGACGCCCACGTGCCGCTGGTCGACGCGATCTTTCGCATGTTGATTGCCAACGGCAACCGCCCGATGACACCGGTGGAACTGGCCGAGCGCCTCAACCGGCCAGCCCAGGCACGCACCATTTTGCGCACCCTGACGGGCAAACGCGATTACCTCGGCATCAGACCAGTGGAAGAATGAGCCTTCTCTGCCCCCGTAGCTCAATGGAAAGAGCATCGGACTTCTAATCCGACGGTTGCAGGTTCGAATCCTGTCGGGGGCGCTGGCGGCCGCCCAGGCGACCACCTGACCAAAACACTCACCCAACTCAATGACCCAACTCGGAAGGAGTTTGCATGTTAGAGCGCAAAGGTCTCATCAAATTCGGGGATAACGACATCACCGTGATCGGCCCCGATATCACGCCGGGGCAACAAGCGCCGGAGTTCACCGCCCACACCCGCGACTGGCGCACGGTTTCCGTGCTGGCCGAAACCGCGGGCAAGGTGCGCATCATTGCCGCGCTGCCTTCCATCGACACCCCCGTGTGCGACCTGGAAGGCCAGAAATTCAACGAAGCCGCGACCGCTCTCAGCGATGATATCGTCATCGTCACCATCAGCGCCGACCTGCCCTTTGCCCAACAGCGCTGGTGCGGCGATCACGGCATCGAGCGCTTGCTGGTCGTCTCGGACCACATGGAGATGGCATTCGGCAAAAAATACGGCTGCCTGATGAAAGAGGTTCGCCTGCTGCGGCGTGCGGTGTTCGTCGTCGACCGCAACGACAAAGTAGTTTACGCCGACTACATGAAGGCCTTAGGTGACGAACCCAACTACGACGAAGTGCTGCAAGCCGCCAAAGCCGCCCTGGCGGCATAAGCCACACACCGCCTTGCAGATTGCCCGGCGGAAGCTCTGCGGTTCCCCATCAGGAGGTGCGCCATGTTCTCCCTCTTGAGCGCCGTTCCCACCGAAAGCGATGACCCGGAAGGGGCATGGCTGCTCGACATTCGCTGGAAGCACTACCCCAGCACGTGGCGACCTCCCACCGATGTTTTCGAGACCCCCGAAGCCATCATCGTGCGGGTGGAAATCGCCGGTATGCGCACCGACGACTTTCGTCTTTCCCTGGAAGCGCAGACGCTGGTCATCAGTGGCATTCGCCACGACCCCGACCTGGGTTCGGCCTACCACCGCCTGGAAATCCCCTTCGGGCAATTTCAGGTGACGGTCGTGTTGCCCGCACCGGTCGACGAAGCCCGCGTGGAAGCCGAGTATCGCGACGGCTTCCTGCGCATCCGCCTGCCCAAGCGGCGCGCCCACACCGTCGCCATCCGCCCCGGCCAATGACCCCATCTCTGAGGAGAGCACCGATGCCTGCATCGCGTTGGCACATGGGTTGGGAAGACATCGCCCAATGGCTCGAAGAAGATGCGGCCTGGGAACAGGCCGTGCTCCCCTTTTTGCACCGCATCCTCGGCGGCAACCAGGGTGATGAAGCCGCCCAGCCCCCTGACGAACACCCTCAGCCACCCGAGCCCCAAGAGCCGGAAATCTTCGAGATTCCGGTGCTGCCCTTGCGCGGCACGGTGGTGTATCCGCAAACCGGCACCCCGCTCACCGTGGGGCTGCCCCGCTCCATCCGCCTGGTGGATGACGTGGTGGCCGGCGACCGCCGCCTGGGGCTGGTGGCTTCCAAAAAGCCCGAATTAGAAGAGCCTTCCCCCGACGACCTTTACACCATCGGCACCATCGCCACCATCCACCGGCTTTTCCGCGCGCCCGACGGCACCGTGCGCCTGCTGGTGCAGGGGCAGCAGCGCATCAAGGTGCTGGAATTCACCCAAACCGAGCCGTATTTCGTGGCACGGGTGCAGGTCATTCCCGAAACGGTCGAGCAATCGCTGGAAGTCGAGGCCCTCGCCCGGCAGGTGCGAGAACACTTCCAGGCCATTGCCGAGATGGTCTCGTCCATCCCGAAAGACCTGGTGGCGTCGGTGCTCTCGCTGGAAGACCCGCTGCAACTGGCTTACACCGTCGCCAACTTCCAACGCATGAGCCTGGAAGACGCCCAGGCC encodes:
- the fabF gene encoding beta-ketoacyl-[acyl-carrier-protein] synthase II, which translates into the protein MHTHRVVITGLGTLNPLGNDVPTTWQHALEGRSGIGLITLFDASKHKVRIAGEVKGFDPKEHFGSRDARRLDRYSQLAIVAAREAVASAGWQLDHLNRDRIGVIIGSGIGGIGTFAHEMHVYETRGPGRVSPFLVPMMLADTAPGLIAIEFGLRGPNFAVVAACASGTNAIGEAFQVIRRGDADAMLVGGADAVIIPLAMAGLEVMTALSKRNDEPEKASRPFDANRDGFVMGEGATFLALETLEHAQARGANIIAEVVGYGATNDAFHITAPDPDGSGAALCIRNALESAGLKPEQISYINAHGTSTRLNDKSETAAIKAVFGEHAYRIPVSSTKSMTGHLLGGAGALETMFSALAIRDGILPPTINYETPDPECDLDYVPNQARRADVRYVLSNSFGFGGHNGSIILGRFEG
- a CDS encoding thiol peroxidase, encoding MLERKGLIKFGDNDITVIGPDITPGQQAPEFTAHTRDWRTVSVLAETAGKVRIIAALPSIDTPVCDLEGQKFNEAATALSDDIVIVTISADLPFAQQRWCGDHGIERLLVVSDHMEMAFGKKYGCLMKEVRLLRRAVFVVDRNDKVVYADYMKALGDEPNYDEVLQAAKAALAA
- a CDS encoding LysM peptidoglycan-binding domain-containing protein, with protein sequence MLPKTLRTLLLTLLLALMVLPASAARAQGQAETPYYIVQPGDTLSAIAYRFGVDMKTLAQANDIANPADLKIGQKLVIPGLEGVHGQLSTRTVAFGDSLTGLSRVLHLPENTLMRLNRVVSPYQLFAGRSLIVPITAAKQKTFPQRILTGQHSLLETALQHGQSPWALALTNQLPGTWATLPGDVLALPGTSSPPTASAFPQQLTAKVLPSQWTQGRTGEVRLEAPKDAQITGTFGEHTLHFFFWKAQTWVALQGVFALASPGLYPLTLDVTLPDGRAFRFDQAIRVQRGQYAYERLIVPASLLNPQLNKEEEARFEALTAPATPTRYWQGVFKAPEAPPLDTCHPSYFGTRRNYNDTFYWYHTGLDFCGRVGTPIYAPADGVVVFAGQTEIHGNVTIIDHGWGVYTTYCHQSEILVKKGQRVHTGELIGKVGRTGRVTGPHLHWEVWVGDVPVDPQEWLSQAFP
- a CDS encoding DUF192 domain-containing protein; translated protein: MSHYRVQNLTHPFETPLHVQPCESFRCRLLGLMGRRDLSPHEGLLFRWPREGRLETAIHMLFMRFPIAVIWLNAAQEVVDARLARPWVDFLVPRAPARYVLEIHPSRLPDFAPGDHIAWHVA
- a CDS encoding DUF2007 domain-containing protein; its protein translation is MNERWTVVLTTYNQAQADILRGLLEAQGIPARLLQEPAARALGLQVGPLGEIQIAVPESREADARAVVDAFFRGDFEDDSAP
- a CDS encoding response regulator; this translates as MTTRVLCIEDEPEMIELIRLILARGGYEVLGAESGLDALELLATTPDIDLILLDLMMPEMDGWEVYQRLKADERTRDIPVIVVTAKAQRIDRVLGLYIVGVDDYITKPFSPKMLLESVKQILERKKGNGAQNSTSHSPPEADKSPQTPSESA
- a CDS encoding Hsp20/alpha crystallin family protein; translated protein: MFSLLSAVPTESDDPEGAWLLDIRWKHYPSTWRPPTDVFETPEAIIVRVEIAGMRTDDFRLSLEAQTLVISGIRHDPDLGSAYHRLEIPFGQFQVTVVLPAPVDEARVEAEYRDGFLRIRLPKRRAHTVAIRPGQ
- a CDS encoding peroxiredoxin: MEIKRMPLIGDPFPQMEVVTTHGKLNLPEAFKGKWFVLFSHPADFTPVCTTEFYAFQKRYPEFRKLNTELIGLSVDQVFAHIKWEEWIEEKLGAKIEFPIIADTGAVAETLGLIHPGKGTNTVRAVFIVDPKGIIRAILYYPQELGRNMDEILRMVKAFQVSDAQGVAMPANWPNNELIGDKVIVPPASDVKTAAERPKQFDCYDWWFCYKEQK
- a CDS encoding ketoacyl-ACP synthase III, translating into MTRYAHITGWGVALPEHVLTNQDLEQMVDTSDEWIVSRTGIRERRIAAPDQTTASLGADAAIEALKVAGLKPTDVDLIIVASSSPEHIFPATACIVQDILGATRAGAFDLSAACTGFIFALNMAAQAIRSGSINNAVVIGAETLSRIVNWQDRNTCILFGDGAGAFVLQASSEPGGVLEAVMHADGSGADVLMLPAGGSKLPTSADTVAHGLHYVRMDGRPVFRFATRVMAEATREVVEKAGLSLDDIDLIVPHQANYRILEVAARGLKMPMEKFMINLDKYGNTSTASIPIAAAEAAEQGRLRRGDKVVLVGFGGGLTYGALVAEWTGPLPNRPEVNPERYRLWAKVRSTGLRLKRKVLAKTLGDDKLGG